The Seriola aureovittata isolate HTS-2021-v1 ecotype China chromosome 16, ASM2101889v1, whole genome shotgun sequence genomic interval CTACGTCACCATCTACAACAGCACCCTGCTGCTCACAGCTGTGAGCGTGGAGCGTTACCTGGGGGTGGCGTTCCCCCTCAGGTACTCCCTGTGTCGCAGGCCTCGCTACGCCGTGCTGGCCAGCCTCATGTTCTGGGTGGTGACCTCCCTGAACCTCAGCATCGTCTACATCATCCCCTACGCCCAGTGGAGAAAAGGTGCAGACGGTGACAGCAACACCAGCAGAAGCAGCCCCgcccctcctccacccacctGCTACCTGAATTTCACTGAGGACGAGTTGAAGATCGTGCTGCCGGTCCGCTTGGAGctcttcctcgtcctcttcTGCATCCCCTTCTTCATCTGCTGCTTCTGCTACATCaacttcatcctcatcctctcacGTCTTCCAAACATCGGCCGGCGGCGGAGGCTGCGTGCCATAGGCCTGGCGCTCGGCACGCTGATGGTGTTCGCCGTCTGCTTTGGGCCTTACAACGCCTCCCACGTGGTGGGGTTTGTGCGGAAGGAGAGCGAGGAGTGGAGGAACATGGCGCTGCTCTCCAGCACCTTCAACGCCTGCCTGGATCCATTCATCTTCTACTTCTCCTCAGCAGCCGTCAGGAGCATGTTGAACCACTGCTGCAGGAGCATCATGGCGAAGCTGCACATCCTGAGGTGTGGGGGGGCTCCTCACCGCTCTCACCAGAGACCCCCCAAGACTGACAAGTACAAGGAAGCAGCCCCTCCTTGAAAGAAGACATTATACAAATGAGTTTTTGAGGGAGCGTCTGTTGTATCCCTCCAacactcagactagttccatgttacatcctgtttatccagagtcaaaGAATTGAACCATTTGTgtaaaattttgtcataatcgctctgaagtcttgagtaaaggctaaaaagtgttttgtgagatcacactgacctttgacctttagccaccaaaatcgaatcagttcgtCTTTGAGtttgagtgaatgtttgtgccaaatttgaagaagttcatgtcgaggtgttactgagatatcgtgtccacgagaacgagACGCATGGACGggcaacctgaaaacaaaatggccgctgctctgactgtcgctggcgctgaggaataaaaaaaaaaaaaagttcaggaGAAATTTGAGATAAACCAATCACTGTCCTAGTCTCACATTTAGCGGGATTGGCATTGTTTCACTCTGGAAaaagtgcatgctgggaagtctgCTAATACGCCGGTAGTGTTTTTTAGAAACTTAATTTAATGAGACGTTCATTCAGTCAACTCCTCATTTCAAGATGGAGGAACTCGTGTTTATAAGTTCTGAAGTggtctgaaaataaaacctggaAATGTAACTTCAATTAACTTGATGTTGATAAAAACGTAAATGTtaattttaagaaattattaGTTAATTCCACAAAATTTCTGCTTATAATTCATCTTTATATTTCTCTACAGTTACAAACCACAGTGTGAGTTCTGCGCTGTCTGACCTTTGGTTCAGATGAAACAG includes:
- the LOC130183369 gene encoding free fatty acid receptor 3-like, encoding MRCSHVLLSVYILTFLMGVPANILAFCTFCRKVHRRATPIDILLLNLTISDLIFLAFLPFKMKEASDDMAWLLPFPLCPFTGFLFYVTIYNSTLLLTAVSVERYLGVAFPLRYSLCRRPRYAVLASLMFWVVTSLNLSIVYIIPYAQWRKGADGDSNTSRSSPAPPPPTCYLNFTEDELKIVLPVRLELFLVLFCIPFFICCFCYINFILILSRLPNIGRRRRLRAIGLALGTLMVFAVCFGPYNASHVVGFVRKESEEWRNMALLSSTFNACLDPFIFYFSSAAVRSMLNHCCRSIMAKLHILRCGGAPHRSHQRPPKTDKYKEAAPP